One window of the Amycolatopsis mediterranei genome contains the following:
- a CDS encoding site-2 protease family protein — MRPSPVFLGILALTVAGGAMAAFGDINTVFVRDRDPLLIAGVVIFVAAGWVASLSLHEFGHAMVAYRGGDYSVAHKGYLTLDVRKYTDPVLSIILPLIFLIIGGIPLPGGAVWINRGALRSRGTSSWVSLAGPLSNLAVGAALALVVALVPMAGGLVIAMSYLALLQVVTFILNILPIPGLDGWGAIEPYLPAQARELGARVRPWAPIILFAILWFFRPANNALWDSAYAIFDAFGGYVDGAKIGFGVFQFWN, encoded by the coding sequence GTGCGCCCCAGCCCGGTCTTCCTCGGCATCCTCGCGCTCACCGTCGCCGGTGGCGCCATGGCCGCGTTCGGTGACATCAACACCGTTTTCGTCCGCGATCGCGATCCGCTGCTCATCGCGGGCGTGGTGATCTTCGTCGCCGCCGGCTGGGTGGCGTCGCTGTCGCTGCACGAGTTCGGGCACGCGATGGTCGCCTACCGCGGCGGTGACTACAGCGTCGCCCACAAGGGTTACCTGACGCTGGACGTGCGCAAGTACACCGATCCCGTCCTGTCGATCATCCTGCCGCTGATCTTCCTCATCATCGGCGGCATCCCGCTGCCGGGCGGCGCGGTCTGGATCAACCGCGGGGCGCTGCGCTCGCGCGGGACGTCGTCGTGGGTGTCGCTGGCCGGGCCGCTGAGCAACCTCGCGGTCGGGGCGGCGCTGGCCCTGGTGGTCGCGCTGGTCCCGATGGCGGGCGGGCTCGTGATCGCGATGTCCTACCTGGCGCTGCTGCAGGTCGTGACGTTCATCCTCAACATCCTCCCGATCCCGGGCCTCGACGGCTGGGGCGCGATCGAGCCGTACCTGCCCGCGCAGGCGCGCGAACTCGGCGCGCGCGTCCGCCCGTGGGCGCCGATCATCCTGTTCGCGATCCTGTGGTTCTTCCGCCCGGCGAACAACGCCCTGTGGGACAGCGCCTACGCCATCTTCGACGCGTTCGGCGGGTACGTGGACGGCGCGAAGATCGGCTTCGGCGTCTTCCAGTTCTGGAACTGA
- the mshB gene encoding N-acetyl-1-D-myo-inositol-2-amino-2-deoxy-alpha-D-glucopyranoside deacetylase has protein sequence MISPVSRRLLFVHAHPDDESITTGASIARYAAEGAEVTVVTCTLGEEGEVMAGLPELAGLRAQAADQLGGYRVAELKAACAALGVARHRFLGGIGRWRDSGMAGMPSAAHPRAFTGGSAEEQAAQLAAVFDEVRPQVVVTYDAFGGYGHPDHIRAHEITMAAAVRAGSVARVFHTVTAKSAVRAGLAALRAGEPRYRVPDDDELPSTPDEEITTVLDVAAYVPAKLAALRAHATQLAVADGDVPYFALTNEIAQPIPANDCFVLAHGPAEGAADDLFGGL, from the coding sequence GTGATCTCCCCGGTATCGCGAAGGCTGCTGTTCGTCCACGCCCATCCCGACGACGAAAGCATCACCACCGGCGCCTCGATCGCACGATACGCCGCCGAAGGCGCCGAGGTGACCGTGGTGACCTGCACGCTGGGTGAGGAGGGTGAGGTCATGGCCGGCCTGCCCGAGCTGGCCGGGCTGCGCGCCCAGGCGGCTGACCAGCTGGGCGGCTACCGCGTGGCCGAGTTGAAGGCCGCCTGCGCCGCGCTGGGGGTGGCGCGGCACCGGTTCCTGGGCGGGATCGGCCGGTGGCGCGATTCGGGCATGGCGGGCATGCCGTCGGCGGCGCACCCGCGGGCGTTCACCGGAGGCAGCGCCGAGGAGCAGGCCGCGCAGCTGGCGGCGGTCTTCGACGAGGTCCGGCCCCAGGTCGTCGTCACCTACGACGCCTTCGGCGGGTACGGCCACCCCGACCACATCCGCGCCCACGAGATCACGATGGCGGCGGCGGTCCGGGCCGGCTCGGTGGCGCGGGTGTTCCACACGGTGACGGCGAAGAGCGCGGTGCGTGCCGGGCTGGCCGCGCTGCGTGCGGGCGAGCCCCGCTACCGCGTCCCGGACGACGACGAGCTGCCCTCGACGCCCGACGAGGAGATCACCACGGTGCTCGACGTCGCCGCGTACGTCCCGGCGAAGCTGGCGGCCCTGCGCGCGCACGCGACGCAGCTGGCGGTGGCCGACGGCGACGTCCCGTACTTCGCGCTGACGAACGAGATCGCCCAGCCGATCCCCGCGAACGACTGCTTCGTGCTGGCCCATGGCCCGGCCGAGGGCGCGGCGGACGACCTGTTCGGCGGGCTGTGA
- a CDS encoding DUF3499 domain-containing protein, giving the protein MRSVRKCSRTGCLEPAVATLTYAYSDSTAVVGPLATASEPHSYDLCEAHALRLTVPKGWEVVRHEGAFAAPDPSADELTALAEAVREAGRPGKPAPAPEPEGPSGRRGHLRVLPGRA; this is encoded by the coding sequence GTGCGGAGCGTACGGAAGTGTTCGCGTACTGGCTGTCTCGAGCCAGCTGTGGCCACGCTGACGTATGCGTACAGCGACTCCACCGCCGTCGTCGGCCCGCTGGCCACCGCCTCCGAGCCGCACTCCTACGACCTCTGCGAAGCCCACGCGCTGCGGCTGACCGTCCCCAAGGGCTGGGAAGTCGTCCGCCACGAAGGGGCCTTCGCCGCGCCGGACCCGTCGGCCGACGAACTGACCGCGCTGGCCGAGGCCGTGCGCGAGGCCGGCCGCCCCGGCAAACCGGCTCCCGCACCCGAGCCGGAGGGGCCTTCCGGGCGCCGCGGCCACCTGCGGGTCCTCCCCGGCCGCGCCTGA
- the manA gene encoding mannose-6-phosphate isomerase, class I, whose protein sequence is MELLRNAVRPYAWGSRTAIPELLGRPVPAPHPEAELWMGAHPGDPSHVIGPDGTERSLLGLVDADPVAQLGERCAKRWGGRLPFLLKILAAEEPLSMQAHPSAAQAAEGHAREERLGIPRDAANRNYPDPTAKPELVCALTEFHALAGFRAPDRTMKLLKAIETPGLANYTGLLEAQPDPSGLRALFTTWITLPQSSLDRLLPEVLDACVRHVQEHGEFAVECRTILELGEAHPRDAGVLAALLLNRLTLRAGEAIYLPAGNLHLYLHGTAVEILANSDNILRCGLTPKHVDVPELLRVVDFACGEMPVQCGDSGGRMAVYRTDAPEFELSRVEWAAGQDDEIAVDSVGPQILLCTAGDLLVTADDGEKVELRRGQSVWLPAADPPVRVRALGGERAQLFRATAGTCED, encoded by the coding sequence GTGGAGCTGCTGCGCAACGCGGTGCGGCCCTACGCCTGGGGATCGCGGACGGCGATCCCCGAGCTGCTGGGCCGTCCGGTACCCGCGCCGCACCCCGAGGCCGAGCTGTGGATGGGTGCCCACCCGGGTGACCCGTCGCACGTCATCGGCCCCGACGGGACCGAGCGGAGCCTGCTCGGGCTGGTGGACGCCGACCCGGTGGCCCAGCTCGGCGAGCGCTGCGCGAAGCGGTGGGGCGGGCGGCTCCCGTTCCTGTTGAAGATCCTCGCGGCGGAGGAGCCGCTGTCGATGCAGGCGCACCCGTCGGCGGCCCAGGCCGCGGAGGGGCACGCCCGCGAGGAGCGGCTGGGCATCCCGCGCGACGCGGCGAACCGCAACTACCCGGACCCGACGGCGAAGCCGGAGCTGGTCTGCGCGCTGACGGAGTTCCACGCGCTGGCCGGGTTCCGTGCTCCCGACCGCACGATGAAGCTGCTGAAGGCGATCGAGACGCCGGGGCTGGCCAACTACACCGGGCTGCTGGAGGCCCAGCCGGACCCGTCCGGGCTGCGGGCGTTGTTCACGACGTGGATCACGCTGCCGCAGTCGTCGCTGGACCGGCTGCTGCCGGAGGTCCTGGACGCGTGCGTCCGGCACGTCCAGGAGCACGGCGAGTTCGCGGTGGAGTGCCGGACGATCCTGGAGCTCGGCGAGGCGCACCCGCGCGACGCGGGCGTGCTGGCGGCGTTGCTGCTGAATCGCCTGACGCTGCGCGCGGGCGAGGCGATCTACCTGCCGGCCGGCAACCTGCACCTGTACCTGCACGGCACGGCCGTGGAGATCCTGGCGAACTCGGACAACATCCTGCGGTGCGGGTTGACGCCGAAGCACGTGGACGTCCCGGAGCTGCTGCGCGTAGTGGACTTCGCGTGCGGCGAGATGCCGGTCCAGTGCGGTGATTCCGGCGGGCGCATGGCGGTGTACCGCACGGACGCGCCCGAGTTCGAGCTGTCCCGCGTGGAGTGGGCGGCGGGCCAGGACGACGAGATCGCGGTCGACAGCGTGGGCCCCCAAATCCTGCTGTGCACGGCGGGCGACCTGCTGGTGACGGCGGACGACGGCGAGAAGGTCGAGCTGCGCCGCGGCCAGTCGGTGTGGCTGCCGGCGGCGGACCCGCCGGTTCGCGTGCGGGCGCTGGGCGGGGAGCGGGCGCAGCTGTTCCGCGCCACAGCAGGCACCTGCGAGGACTGA
- a CDS encoding WhiB family transcriptional regulator, whose amino-acid sequence MSWGEIPEQALGDLTELIDATEEEQDWQERALCAQTDPEAFFPEKGGSTREAKRICLGCEVKDECLEYALAHDERFGIWGGLSERERRKLKKRAV is encoded by the coding sequence ATGAGTTGGGGCGAGATCCCGGAGCAGGCTCTGGGAGATCTCACCGAGCTCATCGATGCCACCGAAGAAGAGCAGGATTGGCAGGAACGCGCCCTGTGCGCACAGACGGACCCGGAGGCGTTCTTCCCGGAGAAGGGCGGTTCCACCCGCGAAGCCAAGCGGATCTGCCTGGGCTGCGAGGTCAAGGACGAGTGCCTTGAGTACGCACTCGCCCACGACGAGCGCTTCGGCATCTGGGGCGGTCTGTCCGAGCGGGAGCGCCGGAAGCTCAAGAAACGAGCTGTCTAG
- a CDS encoding metallopeptidase family protein has product MATARDYRQRRRSRRDRHGRGLRGTLYPATLPAAASRAERFDALVLDALEPIEARWRHELTKLDVAVDDVPEVRENGHSPADGVLHDGAVPLSRLVPAGVDRTGLPTRARIVLYRRPLEARAKDPSELAELVHDVLVEQVAGYLGVEPDVIEGE; this is encoded by the coding sequence GTGGCGACGGCTCGTGATTACCGACAGCGGCGGCGCTCGCGACGGGACCGGCACGGCCGGGGCCTGCGCGGGACGCTGTATCCGGCGACCCTGCCCGCCGCCGCGAGCCGTGCGGAACGCTTCGACGCACTGGTGCTCGACGCACTGGAGCCGATCGAAGCCCGCTGGCGCCACGAGCTGACGAAGCTCGACGTGGCAGTCGACGATGTGCCGGAGGTCCGTGAGAACGGCCATTCGCCGGCGGACGGGGTGCTGCACGACGGCGCGGTGCCGTTGTCGCGCCTGGTCCCGGCGGGGGTGGACCGGACGGGGCTGCCGACGCGGGCCCGGATCGTGCTGTACCGGCGGCCGCTGGAGGCGCGGGCGAAGGACCCGTCGGAGCTGGCGGAGCTGGTCCACGACGTGCTGGTGGAGCAGGTGGCCGGGTACTTGGGCGTGGAGCCGGACGTCATCGAAGGCGAGTGA
- a CDS encoding ABC transporter ATP-binding protein — MSTEATSANVAGVSGSVLSISDLSVSFQTEDGVVDAVKGIGFDVQPGEIVAVVGESGSGKSVTSMSVLGLLPKTSRIAGELRLGERNLADLKEKDMQKIRGNQVAMIFQEPMTALNPVYTVGWQLREALRSHLDIAKDAADKRAVELLDMVGIPNPDQRFKQYPHQLSGGLRQRVVIAMAIACDPKVIIADEPTTALDVTVQAEILGLLRKLRDTLDTAIVLITHDMGVVADMADRVIVMYQGEIVEEAPVRELFASPKEDYTRRLLAAVPVLGQRPEGRRLLDDTGIASDSTEAARIAEEIRLADAELEAVIEEAAPALEIKNLVLEYPGRRGQAKNRAVDDVSLTIAKGEIVGLVGESGSGKSTVGRCAVGLLRATQGTIAIAGKDITTMSAKEIRPLRRFFSIVFQDPASTLDPKMTIGESIAEPMVLHKVLSGKALSARVRSLLDKVELGGHYMNRYPHELSGGQRQRVAIARALSLDPALLIADEPTSALDVSVQARVLDLFLDLQQSLQFACLFISHDLAVVDLLADRVAVMQHGKLVEVGTRDQVLHSPQQEYTKRLLSAAPVADPILQAERRAAWEAGKLAPVAD, encoded by the coding sequence GTGAGCACTGAAGCAACTTCGGCGAACGTCGCCGGCGTGTCCGGATCCGTCCTGTCCATCTCCGACCTCAGCGTGTCGTTCCAGACCGAGGACGGCGTCGTGGACGCCGTCAAGGGCATCGGGTTCGACGTGCAGCCCGGCGAGATCGTCGCCGTGGTCGGGGAGTCCGGGTCCGGCAAGTCCGTCACGTCGATGTCGGTGCTGGGCCTGCTGCCCAAGACCAGCCGGATCGCCGGTGAGCTGCGCCTCGGCGAGCGCAACCTGGCGGATCTCAAAGAGAAGGACATGCAGAAGATCCGCGGCAACCAGGTCGCGATGATCTTCCAGGAGCCGATGACGGCGCTGAACCCGGTCTACACGGTCGGCTGGCAGCTGCGCGAGGCCCTGCGGTCCCACCTCGACATCGCCAAGGACGCCGCCGACAAGCGCGCGGTCGAGCTGCTCGACATGGTCGGCATCCCGAACCCGGACCAGCGGTTCAAGCAGTACCCGCACCAGCTCTCGGGCGGCCTGCGCCAGCGCGTCGTCATCGCCATGGCGATCGCCTGCGACCCGAAGGTCATCATCGCCGACGAGCCGACCACGGCCCTCGACGTCACGGTCCAGGCGGAGATCCTCGGCCTGCTGCGCAAGCTGCGGGACACCCTCGACACGGCGATCGTGCTGATCACCCACGACATGGGCGTCGTCGCCGACATGGCCGACCGCGTCATCGTGATGTATCAGGGCGAGATCGTCGAAGAGGCGCCGGTGCGCGAGCTGTTCGCGTCGCCGAAGGAGGACTACACCCGGCGGCTGCTCGCCGCGGTGCCGGTGCTCGGCCAGCGCCCCGAGGGCCGCCGCCTGCTCGACGACACCGGGATCGCGTCCGACAGCACCGAGGCGGCCAGGATCGCCGAGGAGATCCGGCTGGCCGACGCCGAGCTGGAGGCCGTGATCGAGGAGGCCGCCCCGGCCCTCGAGATCAAGAACCTCGTGCTCGAGTACCCGGGCCGCCGCGGTCAGGCCAAGAACCGCGCCGTCGACGACGTCTCGCTGACCATCGCCAAGGGCGAGATCGTCGGCCTGGTCGGCGAGTCGGGCTCGGGCAAGTCGACGGTCGGCCGCTGCGCCGTCGGCCTGCTGCGCGCGACCCAGGGCACGATCGCGATCGCGGGCAAGGACATCACGACGATGTCGGCGAAGGAGATCCGCCCGCTTCGCCGGTTCTTCTCGATCGTGTTCCAGGACCCGGCGTCGACGCTCGACCCGAAGATGACGATCGGCGAGTCCATCGCGGAGCCGATGGTGCTGCACAAGGTGCTGTCCGGCAAGGCCCTGTCGGCGCGCGTGCGCTCGCTGCTCGACAAGGTCGAGCTGGGCGGGCACTACATGAACCGCTACCCGCACGAGCTCTCCGGCGGCCAGCGCCAGCGCGTGGCGATCGCCCGCGCGCTGTCGCTCGACCCGGCGCTGCTCATCGCGGACGAGCCGACCTCGGCGCTGGACGTGTCGGTGCAGGCGCGCGTGCTGGACCTGTTCCTGGACCTGCAGCAGTCGCTGCAGTTCGCCTGCCTGTTCATCAGCCACGACCTGGCGGTGGTCGACCTGCTGGCCGACCGCGTCGCGGTGATGCAGCACGGCAAGCTGGTCGAGGTCGGCACGCGTGACCAGGTGCTGCACTCGCCGCAGCAGGAGTACACGAAGCGCCTGCTGTCGGCGGCCCCGGTCGCGGACCCGATCCTGCAGGCCGAGCGCCGCGCGGCCTGGGAGGCCGGCAAGCTGGCCCCGGTGGCCGACTGA
- a CDS encoding glycosyltransferase family 2 protein — translation MPRTAAPPVPRTAPVLAIVVCHDGENWLPLALSALRRSTVRPRHVLAVDTGSTDSTPRLLAEAAEDPGLDSSPVLSGVITLSSDTGFAAAVAAAVGHATERWGDPGSWLWLLHDDCAPEPDCLEQLLQVATKEPSATVLGSLGLDWTEPRLIVEAGLSTDASGHRQQVATTGEDPVAVLAVPSAGSLVRRDAWDALGGFDPGFPLLREDLDFGWRANAAGGVVLSVPLARVRHARAVTTGRRPAAALPGSPAAANRAHGLRVFLVNCSPFSFWLGMIRLPVLAVLRALAFVLLRRTGEARTELAAAGYLLSGRGGLRAARAHRRRNPRPGTVRGLFTGRGTRLRNAVRAGVVGLVRRGVENDVALGRVPETVETESAWVTPEALDARENRPVGPDALPAGALRGVSARGSGLRRPGTLVAVALPETPAPVAEDTPEAEEPEPELVFVEVNRRRVLAATIFAPPVVLLVVLTALGLFVNRARLGLDLFGGKLLPVAGLGELWTSYLTPWHAIAGGTGAPASATLPVLGALGAVFAPIGGPAALVAVLLLGDIPLAALSAYAATRRLRIRRWVRAVVAATYALLPAATAGVAQGRLDVVVVHLVLPLVAAGIAGLLVHADTRWLHVSALSAFGVALLGAFSPLAHGLALAGLLIGFVVLPAPTGLARRIASVGIVVLLPLALLLPWPTVLLRHPELLVQGLGGAASVVSGTDLAGLDPGGPGAWPIGVVVIAAALVAVVVRPTKLAAGGLALAALGAGGLVLVRLVTAVPLQGGAPSHGYAGVPLLIVGAGLLWVVLGSWQRGGTSGVPATWLPKVMAVAGVAVFLALATGAALVGSQGPLRAGERPSLAPEVEAELTASGRSVLDLAPDATRQIGGRLPHYGDDELAPTPGTPARLAAWRRDLGQGDAAAVRRSFAAAAAAGVQFVVLPPGVDPQAYPPLAKDLLSVAAPTSDGRGVLRLLPPAGQVILISPEQAKAAVTGGVAPGSAPGVAPVHADLPDVRVRVSDGPTGRLLVLAAEQEAGWKAAVAGKPVPIVPAWGHQVAVSVPPASAEVTVEYPGTERNLLLLAQLAAVLFTLLTAVPTRRRP, via the coding sequence TTGCCCCGCACCGCCGCGCCGCCCGTCCCGCGCACCGCGCCCGTTCTGGCCATTGTGGTCTGTCACGACGGCGAAAACTGGCTGCCGCTGGCGCTTTCCGCGTTGCGCCGCAGCACCGTCCGGCCGCGGCACGTCCTCGCCGTGGACACCGGCTCCACCGACTCGACCCCGCGGCTGCTCGCCGAAGCCGCGGAGGATCCGGGGCTGGATTCTTCTCCCGTGCTCTCCGGGGTCATCACGCTGTCGAGTGATACCGGCTTCGCGGCCGCGGTCGCCGCAGCCGTTGGGCACGCCACCGAACGCTGGGGCGACCCCGGTTCCTGGCTGTGGCTGCTGCACGACGACTGCGCGCCCGAACCCGATTGCCTCGAGCAGCTCCTGCAGGTCGCCACGAAGGAACCGTCGGCCACCGTGCTCGGTTCGCTCGGTCTCGACTGGACCGAGCCCCGGCTGATCGTCGAAGCCGGCCTGTCCACCGACGCCTCCGGGCACCGCCAGCAGGTCGCCACGACCGGCGAGGACCCGGTGGCGGTGCTCGCCGTGCCCAGCGCCGGTTCGCTCGTGCGCCGCGACGCCTGGGACGCCCTCGGCGGCTTCGACCCCGGTTTCCCGTTGCTGCGCGAGGATCTCGACTTCGGCTGGCGCGCGAACGCGGCCGGCGGCGTGGTCCTGTCCGTGCCGCTCGCGCGGGTGCGGCACGCCCGCGCCGTGACCACCGGCCGGCGCCCGGCGGCCGCGCTCCCCGGCTCGCCGGCCGCCGCGAACCGCGCCCACGGCCTGCGCGTGTTCCTGGTGAACTGCTCGCCGTTTTCCTTCTGGCTCGGCATGATCCGGCTCCCGGTGCTCGCGGTGCTGCGCGCGCTGGCCTTCGTCCTGCTGCGCCGCACCGGGGAAGCGCGGACCGAGCTCGCCGCCGCCGGGTACCTCCTCAGTGGACGCGGCGGATTGCGCGCCGCACGCGCCCACCGGCGGCGGAATCCGCGGCCGGGCACCGTCCGCGGGCTCTTCACCGGACGTGGGACGCGGTTGCGCAACGCCGTCCGCGCCGGCGTCGTCGGTCTGGTGCGCCGCGGCGTCGAGAACGACGTCGCGCTCGGCCGCGTGCCCGAGACCGTCGAAACCGAGTCGGCGTGGGTGACGCCGGAAGCGCTCGACGCCCGCGAGAACCGTCCGGTCGGTCCCGACGCGCTCCCCGCGGGCGCGCTGCGCGGCGTCAGCGCACGCGGCTCCGGGTTGCGTCGCCCGGGCACGCTCGTCGCCGTCGCGCTGCCGGAAACCCCGGCGCCGGTCGCCGAAGACACCCCCGAAGCCGAAGAGCCGGAACCCGAACTCGTCTTCGTCGAGGTGAACCGCCGCCGGGTGCTGGCGGCCACGATCTTCGCGCCGCCCGTGGTCCTGCTCGTCGTGCTGACCGCGCTCGGCCTGTTCGTCAACCGCGCCCGGCTCGGTCTCGACCTCTTCGGTGGCAAGCTGCTCCCGGTCGCCGGGCTGGGGGAACTCTGGACGTCGTACCTGACGCCGTGGCACGCGATCGCGGGTGGCACCGGCGCGCCCGCGTCGGCCACCCTCCCGGTGCTCGGCGCGCTCGGCGCGGTGTTCGCGCCGATCGGCGGCCCGGCCGCGCTGGTCGCCGTGCTGCTCCTCGGCGACATCCCGCTGGCGGCGCTGAGCGCGTACGCGGCGACGCGGCGGCTTCGCATCCGCCGCTGGGTCCGTGCGGTCGTCGCGGCGACCTACGCGCTCTTGCCCGCCGCGACCGCGGGCGTGGCGCAGGGCCGGCTCGACGTCGTCGTGGTGCACCTGGTGCTGCCGCTGGTGGCCGCGGGCATCGCCGGGCTGCTCGTGCACGCGGACACGCGCTGGCTGCACGTGTCCGCGTTGTCGGCGTTCGGGGTGGCGCTGCTCGGCGCGTTCTCGCCGCTGGCGCACGGGCTCGCGCTCGCCGGGCTGCTGATCGGGTTCGTCGTGCTGCCCGCGCCGACCGGGCTGGCCCGGCGGATCGCGTCGGTGGGGATCGTGGTGCTGCTGCCGCTGGCGCTGCTGCTGCCGTGGCCGACCGTGCTGCTGAGGCACCCGGAACTCCTCGTGCAGGGGCTCGGCGGTGCGGCTTCGGTGGTTTCCGGCACCGATCTGGCCGGGCTCGACCCCGGCGGGCCGGGCGCCTGGCCGATCGGCGTCGTGGTGATCGCCGCGGCGCTGGTGGCGGTGGTCGTCCGGCCGACGAAGCTCGCCGCCGGCGGACTCGCGCTCGCGGCGCTGGGCGCGGGCGGGCTGGTGCTGGTGCGGCTGGTCACGGCGGTCCCGTTGCAGGGTGGCGCGCCGTCACACGGCTACGCGGGCGTGCCGCTGCTGATCGTCGGCGCCGGGCTGCTGTGGGTGGTGCTCGGGTCGTGGCAGCGCGGCGGCACGAGCGGCGTCCCGGCGACCTGGCTACCGAAGGTGATGGCGGTGGCCGGAGTGGCGGTCTTCCTGGCGCTGGCCACCGGCGCGGCGCTCGTCGGCTCGCAGGGCCCGCTGCGGGCCGGCGAGCGGCCGTCGCTCGCCCCGGAGGTCGAGGCCGAGCTGACGGCGTCCGGCCGGTCGGTGCTCGACCTGGCCCCGGACGCGACCCGCCAGATCGGCGGCCGCCTCCCGCACTACGGCGACGACGAGCTGGCCCCGACGCCCGGCACACCGGCCCGCTTGGCGGCTTGGCGGCGCGACCTGGGCCAAGGCGACGCGGCGGCGGTCCGGCGCTCCTTCGCGGCGGCTGCGGCCGCGGGCGTCCAGTTCGTGGTGCTCCCGCCCGGCGTGGACCCGCAGGCGTACCCACCGCTGGCGAAGGACCTGCTCTCGGTGGCCGCCCCGACGTCCGACGGCCGCGGGGTGCTGCGCCTGCTCCCACCGGCGGGCCAGGTGATCTTGATCTCGCCGGAGCAGGCGAAGGCGGCGGTCACGGGCGGCGTCGCGCCGGGCAGCGCACCGGGTGTCGCACCGGTCCACGCGGACTTGCCGGACGTGCGGGTCAGGGTGTCCGACGGCCCGACCGGACGGCTGCTGGTGCTGGCGGCGGAGCAGGAAGCGGGCTGGAAGGCGGCGGTGGCCGGCAAACCGGTGCCGATCGTGCCGGCGTGGGGCCACCAGGTGGCGGTGTCGGTGCCACCGGCGTCCGCGGAGGTGACTGTGGAGTACCCGGGCACGGAGCGGAACCTGCTGCTGCTGGCCCAGCTGGCAGCGGTGTTGTTCACGCTCCTGACGGCGGTCCCGACCCGCCGCCGCCCCTGA
- a CDS encoding Trm112 family protein, whose protein sequence is MAITLDAQLLEILACPSPDHAPLRPGAPDDPEADALTCTECGRVYPVRDGIPVLLLDEATVPGDNGSTDADSA, encoded by the coding sequence ATGGCCATCACGCTCGACGCCCAGCTCCTCGAGATCTTGGCGTGCCCGTCGCCCGATCACGCCCCGCTCCGGCCGGGCGCGCCGGACGACCCCGAGGCCGACGCCCTGACCTGCACGGAGTGCGGTCGGGTGTACCCGGTCCGTGACGGCATCCCGGTGCTGCTCCTCGACGAGGCGACCGTGCCGGGTGACAACGGAAGCACCGATGCCGACAGTGCTTGA
- a CDS encoding phosphomannomutase/phosphoglucomutase yields MPDLSGIVKAYDIRGVVGEQLDADLVRDFGAAFALLIKPEAPSVVIGHDMRDSSPALAAAFAEGVTSQGLDVVSIGLASTDQLYFASGSLNMPGAMFTASHNPAKYNGIKLCRAGASPVGQDTGLAEIRDTVEQGVPGFEGQRGSITEQDVLAGYAAYLRNLVDLSGSRPLKIVVDAGNGMGGHTVPTVFDGLPIDIVPMYFELDGTFPNHEANPLDPANIVDLQAKVREVGADAGVAFDGDADRCFIVDERGEPVSPSAITALVAVRELAKDPGGTIIHNLITSKGVPEIVAEHGGKPVRTRVGHSFIKAEMARTGAIFGGEHSAHYYFRDFWRADTGMLAALHVLAALGEQTGPLSELTSAYSRYAASGEINSTVDDQVAKMMAVKDTFGTRSGVEIDELDGLTVQLPGGAWFNLRPSNTEPLLRLNVEAANAEAVQSLVDDVLAIIRN; encoded by the coding sequence GTGCCAGACCTTTCGGGCATCGTGAAGGCCTACGACATTCGCGGCGTGGTCGGCGAGCAGCTCGACGCGGACCTCGTCCGCGACTTCGGCGCCGCGTTCGCCCTGCTCATCAAGCCGGAGGCGCCGTCGGTGGTGATCGGCCACGACATGCGCGACTCCTCACCGGCGCTGGCGGCCGCGTTCGCCGAGGGCGTCACCTCGCAGGGCCTCGACGTGGTCAGCATCGGGCTGGCCAGCACCGACCAGCTGTACTTCGCCTCGGGTTCGCTGAACATGCCGGGCGCGATGTTCACCGCCAGCCACAACCCGGCCAAGTACAACGGCATCAAGCTGTGCCGCGCCGGTGCTTCGCCGGTCGGCCAGGACACCGGGCTGGCCGAGATCCGCGACACCGTCGAGCAGGGCGTGCCCGGCTTCGAGGGCCAGCGCGGCTCGATCACCGAGCAGGACGTCCTCGCCGGCTACGCCGCCTACCTGCGCAACCTCGTCGACCTGTCCGGCAGCCGGCCGCTGAAGATCGTGGTCGACGCCGGCAACGGCATGGGCGGGCACACCGTCCCGACCGTGTTCGACGGGCTCCCGATCGACATCGTGCCGATGTACTTCGAGCTCGACGGCACCTTCCCGAACCACGAGGCCAACCCGCTCGACCCGGCGAACATCGTCGACCTGCAGGCGAAGGTGCGCGAGGTCGGCGCGGACGCCGGGGTCGCCTTCGACGGCGACGCCGACCGCTGCTTCATCGTCGACGAGCGCGGCGAGCCGGTTTCGCCGAGCGCGATCACCGCGCTGGTCGCCGTCCGCGAGCTGGCCAAGGACCCGGGCGGCACGATCATCCACAACCTGATCACGTCCAAGGGCGTCCCGGAGATCGTCGCCGAGCACGGCGGCAAGCCGGTCCGCACCCGCGTCGGGCACTCGTTCATCAAGGCCGAGATGGCCCGCACCGGCGCCATCTTCGGCGGCGAGCACTCCGCGCACTACTACTTCCGCGACTTCTGGCGCGCCGACACCGGCATGCTGGCGGCGCTGCACGTCCTCGCCGCCCTCGGCGAGCAGACCGGCCCGCTCTCCGAGCTGACCAGCGCGTATTCGCGCTACGCGGCTTCGGGGGAGATCAACTCCACGGTCGACGACCAGGTCGCCAAGATGATGGCCGTCAAGGACACCTTCGGCACCCGCTCCGGCGTCGAGATCGACGAGCTGGACGGCCTGACCGTGCAGCTGCCGGGCGGCGCCTGGTTCAACCTGCGCCCGTCGAACACCGAGCCGCTGCTCCGCCTGAACGTCGAGGCCGCGAACGCCGAGGCCGTGCAGAGCCTGGTGGACGACGTGCTCGCCATCATCCGCAACTGA